The Streptomyces luteogriseus genome includes a window with the following:
- a CDS encoding CaiB/BaiF CoA transferase family protein, which produces MTAPTTAALTGLRVLDLATLFAGPMAATLLGDFGAEVVKIEHPGKPDPSRGHGPSKDGVGLWWKMLGRNKRTMTLDLSKPGGRATLLRLAATTDVIIENFRPGTLEKWDLGWPELSAVNPRLVLARVTGFGQFGPYAHRPGFGTLAEAMSGFAAITGEPGSPPTLPPFGLADSIAGLTTAYAVMTALAARERTGEGQVVDMALIEPILAALGPQPLWYDQLGHVQPRTGNRSPNNAPRGVYRTADGTWVAVSTSAQSVAERVMHLVGRPELIDEPWFASGADRARHADVLDEAVGGWIAVRTRTDVMAAFEKAEAAVAPVQDVRDVMADPQYQALGTITTVDDPELGPLRMQNVLFRLSATPGAIRWAGRPHGADTEEILTELGLSPDDVTALRAEGAL; this is translated from the coding sequence ATGACAGCACCCACGACCGCGGCCCTCACCGGCCTCCGCGTCCTCGACCTCGCCACCCTCTTCGCCGGCCCGATGGCCGCCACCCTGCTCGGCGACTTCGGCGCCGAGGTCGTCAAGATCGAGCACCCGGGGAAGCCGGACCCCTCCCGCGGCCACGGCCCGTCGAAGGACGGCGTGGGCCTGTGGTGGAAAATGCTCGGCCGCAACAAGCGGACCATGACCCTGGACCTGTCGAAGCCCGGCGGCCGCGCCACCCTCCTGCGGCTGGCCGCCACCACCGACGTGATCATCGAGAACTTCCGCCCCGGCACCCTGGAGAAGTGGGACCTGGGCTGGCCGGAGCTGTCGGCCGTCAACCCCCGCCTGGTCCTGGCCCGCGTCACCGGCTTCGGCCAGTTCGGCCCCTACGCGCATCGGCCCGGCTTCGGCACCCTCGCCGAGGCGATGAGCGGCTTCGCCGCGATCACCGGCGAACCGGGCTCGCCCCCGACCCTCCCGCCGTTCGGCCTGGCGGACTCCATCGCGGGCCTGACGACGGCGTACGCGGTGATGACGGCGCTCGCCGCCCGCGAGCGCACCGGTGAGGGCCAGGTCGTCGACATGGCCCTGATCGAGCCGATCCTGGCCGCCCTCGGCCCCCAGCCCCTCTGGTACGACCAGCTCGGCCACGTCCAGCCCCGCACCGGCAACCGCTCCCCCAACAACGCCCCGCGCGGCGTCTACCGCACCGCGGACGGCACCTGGGTCGCCGTCTCCACCTCGGCCCAGTCGGTCGCGGAACGCGTGATGCACCTGGTCGGCCGCCCGGAACTGATCGACGAGCCCTGGTTCGCCTCGGGCGCCGACCGCGCCCGGCACGCGGACGTCCTGGACGAGGCCGTCGGCGGCTGGATCGCCGTGCGCACCCGCACGGACGTCATGGCCGCCTTCGAGAAGGCCGAGGCGGCGGTGGCGCCGGTCCAGGACGTCCGGGACGTGATGGCGGACCCGCAGTACCAGGCCCTGGGCACCATCACCACCGTCGACGACCCCGAACTCGGCCCGCTGCGCATGCAGAACGTCCTCTTCCGGCTCTCCGCCACGCCCGGCGCGATCCGCTGGGCCGGGCGCCCGCACGGCGCCGACACCGAGGAAATCCTGACCGAGCTGGGCCTGTCCCCGGACGACGTCACGGCGCTGCGGGCGGAGGGCGCCCTGTGA
- a CDS encoding anthranilate synthase component I gives MDLETFRKLATDRRVVPVTRKLLADGDTPVALYRKLAAERPGTFLLESAENGRSWSRYSFVGVRSAATLTARDGQAHWLGAPPVGVPTDGDPLAALRATIEALHTPHQEGMPPFTGGMVGYLGYDIVRRLEKIGPGERDDLKLPELTMLLTSDLAVMDHWEGSVLLIANAINHNDLETGVDEAHADAVARLDAMEADLSRPVAQPPAVLPPSELPEYTALWGGPDFQVAVEDIKERIRAGEAFQVVPSQRFETPCTASALDVYRVLRATNPSPYMYLFRFDGFDVVGSSPEALVKVEDGRAMVHPIAGTRWRGATPQEDQALAEELLADPKERAEHLMLVDLGRNDLGRVCEPGSVEVVDFMSVERYSHVMHIVSTVTGRVAPGRTAFDVLTACFPAGTLSGAPKPRAMQIIDELEPSRRGLYGGCVGYLDFAGDSDTAIAIRTALLRDGTAYVQAGAGIVADSDPVAEDTECRNKAAAVLRAVHTANRLGKA, from the coding sequence ATGGACCTCGAGACCTTCCGCAAGCTCGCCACCGACCGGCGGGTCGTCCCCGTCACCCGCAAGCTCCTCGCCGACGGCGACACCCCGGTCGCGCTCTACCGCAAGCTCGCCGCCGAGCGCCCCGGCACCTTCCTGCTGGAATCCGCGGAGAACGGCCGCTCCTGGTCCCGGTACTCCTTCGTGGGCGTGCGCTCCGCAGCGACCCTGACCGCACGCGACGGACAGGCCCACTGGCTCGGCGCCCCGCCCGTCGGCGTCCCCACGGACGGCGACCCCCTCGCCGCCCTGCGCGCCACCATCGAAGCCCTGCACACGCCCCACCAGGAGGGCATGCCGCCCTTCACCGGCGGCATGGTCGGCTACCTCGGCTACGACATCGTCCGCCGCCTGGAGAAGATCGGCCCCGGCGAGCGCGACGACCTGAAGCTGCCCGAGCTGACCATGCTCCTCACCAGCGACCTGGCCGTCATGGACCACTGGGAGGGCTCGGTCCTGCTGATCGCCAACGCGATCAACCACAACGACCTGGAGACGGGCGTCGACGAGGCCCACGCCGACGCCGTCGCCCGCCTCGACGCCATGGAGGCCGACCTCTCCCGCCCGGTCGCCCAGCCCCCGGCCGTCCTCCCGCCCTCCGAACTCCCCGAGTACACCGCGCTGTGGGGCGGCCCCGACTTCCAGGTGGCCGTCGAGGACATCAAGGAGCGCATCCGCGCCGGTGAGGCCTTCCAGGTGGTCCCCTCCCAGCGGTTCGAGACGCCGTGCACGGCGAGCGCGCTCGACGTCTACCGGGTCCTGCGGGCCACCAACCCGTCCCCGTACATGTACCTGTTCCGCTTCGACGGGTTCGACGTCGTCGGCTCGTCCCCCGAGGCCCTGGTCAAGGTCGAGGACGGCCGGGCCATGGTCCACCCCATCGCCGGCACCCGCTGGCGCGGCGCCACCCCGCAGGAGGACCAGGCCCTCGCCGAGGAGCTGCTCGCCGACCCCAAGGAGCGCGCCGAGCACCTCATGCTCGTCGACCTGGGCCGTAACGACCTGGGGCGGGTCTGCGAGCCCGGCTCGGTCGAGGTCGTCGACTTCATGTCCGTCGAGCGGTACTCGCACGTCATGCACATCGTCTCGACGGTGACGGGCCGCGTCGCCCCGGGCCGTACCGCCTTCGACGTCCTCACCGCCTGCTTCCCGGCCGGCACCCTCTCCGGCGCCCCGAAGCCCCGCGCCATGCAGATCATCGATGAACTCGAACCCTCCCGGCGCGGCCTCTACGGCGGCTGCGTCGGCTACCTCGACTTCGCCGGCGACTCCGACACCGCCATCGCCATCCGCACCGCCCTCCTGCGGGACGGCACCGCGTACGTGCAGGCCGGAGCGGGCATCGTCGCCGACTCCGACCCGGTCGCCGAGGACACCGAGTGCCGCAACAAGGCGGCCGCGGTGCTGCGGGCCGTCCACACGGCGAACCGGCTGGGAAAGGCCTGA
- a CDS encoding HpcH/HpaI aldolase/citrate lyase family protein, whose product MTAYPLTWLYAPGDRPQVVAKALASGADVVVIDLEDAVASDRKDYARAATADLLAHPPDVPVHVRVNAPDSPWGERDIAALAPAPGLSGLRLAKITSPAEVAHAARRAARADLYALLETALAVEQAYAIAGAHPNLRGIALGEADLRADLGVRDDTGLDWPRSRVVVAARAAGLPPPPQSVHPDTRDLDGLAASCAHGRALGFLGRAAIHPRQLSVIERAYLPTEAEIERAETVLKAAATDQGAQALPDGRFVDAAVVTAAQRTLSLARRR is encoded by the coding sequence GTGACGGCGTACCCGCTCACCTGGCTCTACGCCCCGGGCGACCGTCCTCAGGTGGTCGCGAAGGCCCTGGCCTCCGGCGCCGACGTCGTCGTCATCGACCTGGAGGACGCGGTCGCCTCCGACCGCAAGGACTACGCCCGGGCCGCCACCGCCGACCTGCTCGCACACCCGCCGGACGTCCCGGTCCATGTCCGCGTCAACGCCCCGGACAGTCCCTGGGGCGAGCGGGACATCGCGGCCCTGGCCCCGGCTCCCGGGCTTTCCGGTCTCCGCCTCGCCAAGATCACCTCACCCGCCGAGGTCGCCCACGCGGCACGCCGAGCCGCTCGGGCCGACCTGTACGCCCTGCTGGAGACGGCTCTCGCCGTGGAGCAGGCGTACGCCATCGCCGGTGCCCATCCGAACCTGCGCGGTATCGCGCTCGGCGAGGCCGATCTGCGGGCCGACCTCGGCGTGCGCGACGACACCGGCCTCGACTGGCCCCGCTCCCGGGTGGTCGTGGCGGCCCGGGCCGCCGGTCTGCCGCCTCCGCCCCAGTCCGTCCACCCGGACACCCGCGACCTGGACGGACTGGCGGCCTCCTGCGCCCACGGCCGCGCCCTGGGATTCCTCGGCCGTGCCGCGATCCACCCCCGTCAGCTTTCGGTGATCGAACGCGCCTATCTGCCCACCGAGGCGGAGATCGAGCGGGCGGAGACGGTGCTCAAGGCGGCCGCCACGGATCAGGGCGCCCAGGCTCTGCCCGACGGCCGCTTCGTCGACGCGGCGGTGGTGACGGCGGCCCAGCGGACCCTGTCCCTGGCGCGCCGCCGCTGA
- the trpA gene encoding tryptophan synthase subunit alpha yields the protein MSGNIRLLSDTLAAAKSEGRSALIAYLPAGFPTVDGGIEAIKAVIDGGADVVEVGLPHSDPVLDGPVIQTADDIALRGGVKIADVMRTVREAHAATGKPILVMTYWNPIDRYGVERFTAELAEAGGAGCILPDLPVQESALWREHAEKHGLATVFVVAPSSKDERLAQITAAGSGFVYAASLMGVTGTRASVSNQAQDLVERTRATGTDLPVCVGLGVSNPAQAAEVAGFADGVIVGSAFVKAMLDAPDDAAGVEAVRALAGDLAKGVRGRA from the coding sequence GTGAGCGGGAACATCAGGCTGTTGAGCGACACCCTCGCAGCGGCCAAGTCCGAAGGGCGCTCCGCCCTCATCGCCTACCTCCCGGCCGGGTTCCCGACCGTGGACGGCGGCATCGAGGCGATCAAGGCCGTCATCGACGGCGGCGCCGACGTCGTCGAGGTGGGCCTGCCGCACAGCGACCCCGTCCTCGACGGTCCGGTCATCCAGACCGCCGACGACATCGCCCTGCGCGGCGGCGTCAAGATCGCCGACGTGATGCGCACGGTCCGCGAGGCCCACGCCGCCACCGGCAAGCCCATCCTCGTCATGACGTACTGGAACCCCATCGACCGCTACGGCGTCGAACGGTTCACCGCCGAGCTCGCCGAGGCGGGCGGCGCCGGGTGCATCCTGCCCGACCTGCCCGTGCAGGAGTCGGCCCTGTGGCGGGAGCACGCCGAGAAGCACGGTCTCGCCACCGTCTTCGTCGTCGCCCCCAGCAGCAAGGACGAGCGGCTCGCGCAGATCACCGCGGCGGGCAGCGGCTTCGTCTACGCCGCCTCCCTCATGGGCGTCACCGGCACCCGCGCCAGCGTCAGCAATCAGGCCCAGGACCTGGTGGAACGCACCCGGGCCACGGGGACGGACCTGCCGGTCTGCGTCGGGCTCGGCGTCTCCAACCCCGCCCAGGCCGCCGAGGTCGCGGGCTTCGCCGACGGCGTGATCGTCGGCTCGGCCTTCGTCAAGGCCATGCTGGACGCCCCGGACGACGCGGCCGGTGTCGAGGCCGTGCGCGCGCTCGCCGGCGACCTCGCCAAGGGCGTGCGCGGGCGGGCGTAA
- a CDS encoding HGxxPAAW family protein, which produces MAGSSHGHTPAAWTGVTIAFIGFCVSGAFMVLDQPVGFWAGMVVVLLGGVVGGIMRMMGLGQPKEAHQPHRTTGDREPAGAGS; this is translated from the coding sequence ATGGCGGGCAGCAGCCACGGTCACACCCCGGCCGCCTGGACCGGTGTCACGATCGCCTTCATCGGTTTCTGCGTCTCGGGCGCGTTCATGGTGCTGGACCAGCCGGTGGGCTTCTGGGCGGGCATGGTGGTCGTGCTGCTCGGCGGTGTCGTCGGCGGCATCATGCGGATGATGGGCCTGGGCCAGCCCAAGGAAGCGCACCAGCCGCACCGGACCACGGGCGACCGCGAGCCGGCCGGCGCCGGGAGCTGA
- a CDS encoding DUF2752 domain-containing protein, with amino-acid sequence MHTVNAESRRVTQSVPSRLAVPAGVLAAVAAAFAYVGTVDPNEPGHYPVCPLLRYTGLYCPGCGGLRSAHAFVHGDVLAALHANALATLGYLGFAALWTVWVVHAVRGRPLRIDPRPGLVWSLGALLLVFTAVRNLPFGGWLHP; translated from the coding sequence ATGCATACCGTGAACGCCGAGAGCCGAAGGGTGACGCAGAGCGTCCCGAGCCGTCTGGCCGTCCCCGCCGGGGTGCTCGCGGCCGTCGCCGCCGCCTTCGCCTACGTGGGCACCGTGGACCCCAACGAACCCGGCCACTACCCCGTCTGCCCGCTGTTGCGCTACACCGGCCTGTACTGCCCCGGCTGCGGCGGCCTGCGCAGCGCGCACGCCTTCGTCCACGGGGACGTCCTCGCGGCGCTGCACGCCAACGCGCTCGCGACCCTCGGCTATCTGGGCTTCGCCGCGCTGTGGACCGTATGGGTGGTCCACGCGGTCCGCGGGCGCCCGCTGCGGATCGACCCCCGCCCGGGACTGGTGTGGAGCCTCGGAGCGTTGCTGCTGGTCTTCACCGCTGTCCGGAACCTGCCCTTCGGTGGCTGGCTCCATCCTTGA
- a CDS encoding DsbA family protein: MSEKNREGKRTAREKLAVEREKQKSADKRRRALIVGGAVVAVLGLAAVIGVVAANAGKDDDSEASGPVVAPSGAQGKDSLAIPVGKDSAKSTLTVWEDFRCPACKSFETAYRPVIHELTNAGRLKVEYHLVTLIDGNMRGTGSRNAANAAACAQDAGKFPAYHDVLFDNQPSEVDDAFADNAKLIELAGKVDGLDTPAFRTCVEKGTHNGWVAKSHQAFNKGGFSGTPTVLFDGKNIYQDRTMTPAKLKQMVQEANKE, from the coding sequence GTGAGCGAGAAGAACCGTGAGGGAAAGCGCACCGCCCGGGAGAAGCTGGCGGTCGAGCGCGAGAAGCAGAAGTCCGCGGACAAGCGCCGGCGCGCGCTGATCGTGGGCGGGGCCGTCGTCGCCGTCCTGGGACTCGCGGCGGTGATCGGTGTCGTCGCGGCCAACGCCGGCAAGGACGACGACAGTGAGGCCTCGGGCCCGGTCGTGGCGCCCTCGGGAGCCCAGGGCAAGGACAGCCTGGCCATCCCGGTCGGCAAGGACAGCGCCAAGTCCACGCTCACGGTGTGGGAGGACTTCCGCTGCCCCGCGTGCAAGTCCTTCGAGACGGCGTACCGGCCGGTGATCCACGAGCTGACGAACGCGGGCCGGCTGAAGGTGGAGTACCACCTGGTCACCCTCATCGACGGCAACATGCGCGGCACGGGCTCCCGCAACGCGGCCAACGCCGCGGCCTGCGCCCAGGACGCCGGGAAGTTCCCCGCGTACCACGACGTGCTCTTCGACAACCAGCCCTCGGAGGTCGACGACGCCTTCGCGGACAACGCCAAGCTGATCGAGCTGGCCGGCAAGGTCGACGGCCTGGACACCCCCGCCTTCCGCACCTGTGTCGAGAAGGGCACGCACAACGGCTGGGTCGCCAAGTCCCACCAGGCCTTCAACAAGGGCGGCTTCTCGGGCACGCCGACCGTGCTGTTCGACGGCAAGAACATCTACCAGGACCGCACGATGACCCCGGCCAAGCTGAAGCAGATGGTGCAGGAGGCGAACAAGGAGTAA
- the trpC gene encoding indole-3-glycerol phosphate synthase TrpC: MSVLDEIIDGVRADLAERQARVSLDELKERAAKAPAAKDGAAALRGEGVKVICEVKRSSPSKGALAAIADPAGLAADYEAGGAAVISVLTEERRFGGSLADLEAVRARVDIPVLRKDFIVTSYQLWEARAYGADVVLLIVAALDQPALESLIERAESIGLTPLVEVHDEDEVERAVDAGARVIGVNARNLKTLEVDRGTFERVAPEIPDHIIKIAESGVRGPHDLIAYANAGADAVLVGESLVTGKDPRTAVSDLVAAGEHPALRHGRS, from the coding sequence GTGAGTGTGCTCGACGAGATCATCGACGGAGTCCGTGCCGACCTTGCGGAGCGGCAGGCGCGCGTCAGCCTCGACGAGCTCAAGGAGCGCGCGGCGAAGGCTCCCGCGGCCAAGGACGGCGCGGCCGCACTGCGCGGCGAGGGCGTCAAGGTCATCTGCGAGGTCAAGCGCTCCAGCCCCTCCAAGGGTGCGCTGGCCGCGATCGCCGACCCGGCCGGACTCGCCGCGGACTACGAGGCGGGCGGTGCGGCCGTCATCTCCGTCCTCACCGAGGAGCGCCGCTTCGGCGGTTCGCTCGCCGACCTGGAGGCCGTCCGCGCCCGGGTGGACATCCCCGTGCTGCGCAAGGACTTCATCGTCACGTCGTACCAGCTGTGGGAGGCCCGCGCCTACGGCGCCGACGTCGTGCTGCTGATCGTCGCCGCCCTCGACCAGCCCGCCCTGGAGTCCCTCATCGAGCGCGCCGAGTCCATCGGGCTCACGCCGCTCGTCGAGGTGCACGACGAGGACGAGGTCGAGCGGGCGGTGGACGCGGGCGCCCGTGTGATCGGCGTCAACGCGCGCAACCTCAAGACCCTCGAGGTCGACCGCGGCACGTTCGAGCGGGTGGCACCGGAGATCCCCGACCACATCATCAAGATCGCCGAGTCCGGTGTCCGGGGCCCGCACGACCTCATCGCGTACGCCAACGCCGGCGCCGACGCGGTCCTGGTCGGCGAGTCCCTCGTCACCGGCAAGGACCCGAGGACGGCGGTCTCGGACCTGGTGGCGGCCGGCGAGCACCCCGCACTCCGGCACGGCCGGAGCTGA
- the trpM gene encoding tryptophan biosynthesis modulator TrpM: MTPTMTTVDRYARLARGCRPRGCRAPARRIHGRRVRYVIGDEPGQVNGMRWQRAL, translated from the coding sequence ATGACTCCCACCATGACGACCGTGGACCGGTACGCCCGCCTCGCGCGCGGCTGCCGCCCCCGCGGCTGCCGTGCACCGGCCCGCCGGATCCACGGCCGCCGCGTCCGGTACGTCATCGGTGACGAGCCCGGGCAGGTCAACGGCATGCGATGGCAGCGCGCCCTCTAG
- the trpB gene encoding tryptophan synthase subunit beta → MPSQFFIPDPEGQSPNPEGYFGAFGGKFIPEALVAAVDEVAVEYDKAKHDPEFAKELDDLLVNYTGRPSALTEVPRFAAEAGGARVFLKREDLNHTGSHKINNVLGQALLTKRMGKTRVIAETGAGQHGVATATACALFGLDCTIYMGEIDTQRQALNVARMRMLGAEVIAVKSGSRTLKDAINEAFRDWVANVDRTHYLFGTVAGPHPFPAMVRDFHRVIGVETRRQLLERAGRLPDAAVACVGGGSNAIGLFHAFIPDTDVRLIGCEPAGHGVETGEHAATLTAGEPGILHGSRSYVLQDDEGQITEPYSISAGLDYPGIGPEHAYLKDSGRGEYRAVTDDAAMQALRLLSRTEGIIPAIESAHALAGALEVGRELGKDGLIVVNLSGRGDKDMDTAARYFGLYDTDAEVAEDASGTAEIEGDAK, encoded by the coding sequence ATGCCCAGCCAGTTCTTCATCCCCGACCCCGAGGGTCAATCGCCCAACCCCGAAGGCTACTTCGGGGCATTCGGCGGCAAGTTCATCCCCGAGGCCCTCGTCGCAGCCGTCGACGAGGTGGCCGTCGAGTACGACAAGGCCAAGCACGACCCCGAGTTCGCCAAGGAACTCGACGACCTCCTGGTCAATTACACCGGCCGCCCCTCGGCGCTCACCGAGGTCCCCCGCTTCGCCGCGGAAGCGGGTGGCGCCCGCGTCTTCCTCAAGCGCGAGGACCTCAACCACACCGGCTCCCACAAGATCAACAACGTCCTGGGCCAGGCTCTGCTCACCAAGCGCATGGGCAAGACCCGGGTCATCGCCGAGACGGGCGCCGGCCAGCACGGCGTGGCCACGGCCACCGCCTGCGCGCTGTTCGGCCTCGACTGCACCATCTACATGGGCGAGATCGACACCCAGCGCCAGGCCCTCAACGTGGCCCGGATGCGCATGCTCGGCGCCGAGGTCATCGCCGTGAAGTCCGGCAGCCGCACGCTGAAGGACGCCATCAACGAGGCCTTCCGCGACTGGGTCGCCAACGTCGACCGCACCCACTACCTCTTCGGCACCGTCGCCGGACCGCACCCCTTCCCGGCGATGGTCCGCGACTTCCACCGGGTCATCGGCGTCGAGACCCGCCGCCAGCTCCTGGAGCGCGCCGGACGCCTGCCCGACGCGGCCGTCGCCTGCGTCGGCGGCGGCTCCAACGCCATCGGCCTCTTCCACGCCTTCATCCCCGACACGGACGTCCGCCTCATCGGCTGCGAGCCCGCCGGACACGGGGTCGAGACCGGCGAGCACGCGGCGACCCTCACCGCCGGAGAGCCCGGCATCCTGCACGGCTCCCGCTCCTACGTCCTCCAGGACGACGAGGGCCAGATCACCGAGCCGTACTCGATCTCGGCCGGTCTGGACTACCCGGGCATCGGCCCCGAGCACGCGTACCTGAAGGACTCCGGCCGCGGCGAGTACCGCGCGGTCACCGACGACGCGGCGATGCAGGCCCTGCGCCTGCTCTCGCGCACCGAGGGCATCATCCCGGCCATCGAGAGCGCCCACGCCCTGGCCGGCGCCCTGGAGGTCGGCCGGGAGCTCGGCAAGGACGGGCTGATCGTGGTCAATCTGTCCGGCCGCGGCGACAAGGACATGGACACCGCCGCGCGCTACTTCGGCCTGTACGACACGGACGCCGAGGTCGCCGAGGACGCCTCCGGCACCGCCGAGATCGAGGGGGACGCCAAGTGA
- a CDS encoding TIGR02234 family membrane protein has product MGYVTAVPHPRSEAPGSARAGRLSLAVALLSGALGAAVALLATRQQWSQGTATVAGGAFPLTAKGSDVTGVPAALAIVGLAALVAVFAVRRAGRFVVAALLALSGAGIVAAALLGASDSSALDEQAAQASGDTSASVDALSHTAWPYVAVVGGVLILVAGLLALRYGRLWPAMSGRYERGATPQPRRKTPAVDPDRPEDLWKALDRGEDPTGA; this is encoded by the coding sequence GTGGGGTACGTGACTGCCGTACCGCACCCCCGTTCCGAAGCCCCCGGATCCGCCCGGGCCGGCCGCCTGAGCCTCGCCGTCGCGCTGCTGAGCGGCGCGCTCGGCGCTGCCGTGGCGCTGCTCGCCACCCGGCAGCAATGGTCGCAGGGCACCGCGACGGTGGCCGGCGGCGCCTTCCCCCTGACCGCCAAGGGCAGCGACGTCACGGGCGTTCCCGCGGCGCTCGCCATAGTGGGCCTCGCCGCGCTCGTCGCCGTGTTCGCCGTCCGCCGCGCCGGCCGCTTCGTCGTCGCCGCGCTGCTGGCGCTCTCCGGCGCCGGCATCGTCGCCGCGGCCCTGCTCGGCGCCTCCGACAGCTCCGCGCTCGACGAGCAGGCCGCCCAGGCCTCCGGCGACACCTCGGCCTCCGTCGACGCCCTCAGCCACACCGCCTGGCCGTACGTCGCGGTCGTCGGCGGCGTCCTGATCCTGGTCGCCGGACTCCTCGCCCTGCGCTACGGGCGGCTGTGGCCCGCCATGTCCGGCCGATACGAGCGCGGCGCGACGCCCCAGCCGCGCCGCAAGACCCCCGCCGTCGACCCCGACCGGCCGGAGGACCTGTGGAAGGCACTCGACCGCGGCGAGGACCCGACCGGGGCCTGA
- the lgt gene encoding prolipoprotein diacylglyceryl transferase — MELAFIPSPSRGVLYLGPIPLRGYAFCIIIGVFVAVWLGNKRWIARGGRAGTVADIAVWAVPFGLVGGRLYHVITDYELYFSEGRDWVDAFKIWEGGLGIWGAIALGAVGAWIGCRRRGIPLPAYADAIAPGIAFAQAIGRWGNWFNQELYGKPTDLPWALEITSSSDGRVPGTYHPTFLYESLWCIGVAFLVIWADRRFRLGHGRAFALYVAAYCTGRAWIEYMRVDDAHHILGLRLNVWTAILVFLLAVTYLVLSSRKRPGREDVVEPGAVASGDDADGGEQSEGTAEDDESTDNSETGADAAGKTTTNEAGSGKKT; from the coding sequence ATGGAACTTGCCTTCATTCCCAGCCCGTCGCGCGGGGTGCTGTACCTCGGCCCCATTCCGCTGCGCGGCTACGCGTTCTGCATCATCATCGGCGTCTTCGTCGCGGTCTGGCTCGGCAACAAGCGCTGGATCGCCCGGGGCGGGCGGGCCGGCACGGTGGCCGACATCGCTGTCTGGGCCGTGCCCTTCGGCCTGGTCGGCGGCCGGCTCTACCACGTGATCACGGACTACGAGCTGTACTTCAGCGAGGGCCGTGACTGGGTGGACGCCTTCAAGATCTGGGAGGGCGGCCTCGGTATCTGGGGCGCGATCGCACTCGGCGCGGTGGGCGCGTGGATCGGCTGCCGCCGCCGGGGCATCCCGCTGCCCGCGTACGCCGACGCCATCGCCCCCGGCATCGCCTTCGCGCAGGCGATCGGCCGCTGGGGCAACTGGTTCAACCAGGAGCTGTACGGCAAGCCCACCGATCTGCCCTGGGCTCTGGAGATCACCTCCTCGTCGGACGGACGGGTGCCGGGCACGTACCACCCGACGTTCCTCTACGAGTCGCTGTGGTGCATCGGTGTGGCGTTCCTCGTCATCTGGGCGGACCGCCGCTTCCGCCTCGGACACGGCCGGGCGTTCGCGCTGTACGTCGCCGCGTACTGCACGGGCCGGGCGTGGATCGAGTACATGCGGGTCGACGACGCCCACCACATCCTGGGCCTCCGGCTGAACGTCTGGACCGCGATCCTGGTGTTCCTGCTCGCGGTGACCTACCTGGTGCTGTCGTCCAGGAAGCGGCCCGGGCGGGAGGACGTCGTGGAGCCGGGCGCCGTGGCCTCCGGTGACGACGCCGACGGCGGCGAGCAGTCCGAGGGCACCGCCGAGGACGACGAGAGCACGGACAATTCCGAGACCGGGGCGGACGCCGCCGGGAAGACCACCACGAACGAGGCCGGGTCGGGGAAGAAGACCTGA